In Acinetobacter sp. WCHAc010034, a genomic segment contains:
- a CDS encoding ISL3 family transposase encodes MIDILQLEGVQPIDYRNEDGCIMITVQPSGEHLQTCPECGGRLYKHGQRINHFADTPLQMQPVKIEVIRTRYRCSECKSMITHQLSFLDEKRRATHRLIQQVRKRCLDRTFTQLAEDTGVVVNTIKNITLDFVEELERDIKFETPTIMGIDELKLMGTYRCVITNLAMNSLYDMLPERTQDTLIPYFAKLPDAEKVEWICSDMWRPFKKSFRLHLPNAKLVIDKFHVVRMVSEALDTEHKALQSSLDRDARLNMKKHLRWILLRRPNSLTEDQQRILGNLEKWHPEFKEAYDLKEQFYNIYEATTKDNAIQRFHEWESSIPKYLKSFRDVAKTVNNHFEDIFTYWDAPIRITNAYTEGHNGITRVANRMGRGYTFEVLRAKMLYNKVARSITTLKTPSSSLKSTEGYEGLTAFPTKQENTKLEYGAYIPTLVELYGGDEYLDEEVISTI; translated from the coding sequence ATGATTGATATTCTGCAACTGGAAGGTGTACAACCGATAGATTACCGTAATGAAGATGGCTGTATTATGATTACCGTACAGCCAAGCGGTGAGCATTTGCAAACATGCCCTGAATGCGGTGGACGCTTATATAAGCACGGTCAGCGTATCAATCATTTTGCTGATACCCCTTTGCAGATGCAACCAGTAAAAATTGAGGTGATACGAACACGCTATCGCTGTTCTGAATGCAAAAGCATGATTACCCATCAACTTAGCTTCTTGGATGAAAAACGTAGAGCGACCCATCGGCTGATTCAGCAAGTACGCAAGCGTTGCTTAGATCGAACCTTTACGCAGCTTGCCGAAGATACGGGTGTAGTCGTGAACACCATTAAAAACATTACGCTCGATTTCGTGGAGGAATTAGAACGAGATATTAAGTTTGAAACTCCAACGATTATGGGTATTGATGAACTTAAATTGATGGGAACATATCGCTGTGTCATCACCAACCTTGCCATGAACAGCTTATATGATATGTTGCCTGAAAGAACTCAAGATACATTGATACCATACTTTGCCAAACTGCCTGATGCAGAAAAAGTAGAATGGATTTGTAGTGATATGTGGCGACCCTTCAAAAAGTCATTCCGTCTGCACCTACCAAATGCCAAGTTGGTTATTGATAAGTTTCATGTAGTGAGAATGGTAAGTGAAGCCTTAGACACTGAACATAAAGCTTTACAAAGTAGTTTGGATCGTGATGCCCGATTGAATATGAAAAAACATTTACGGTGGATACTGCTTAGACGACCAAATTCATTGACCGAAGATCAACAAAGAATTTTAGGAAATTTAGAAAAATGGCATCCTGAATTTAAGGAAGCTTATGACCTCAAAGAGCAGTTTTATAATATTTATGAAGCAACAACCAAAGACAATGCCATACAAAGGTTTCATGAATGGGAAAGTAGTATTCCCAAATATTTAAAGTCTTTCCGTGACGTTGCTAAAACTGTGAATAATCACTTTGAGGATATATTCACCTATTGGGATGCGCCAATAAGAATTACCAATGCTTATACTGAGGGGCATAATGGTATTACAAGAGTAGCGAACCGAATGGGGCGTGGCTATACTTTTGAAGTGCTTCGAGCAAAAATGTTATATAACAAAGTTGCTCGATCTATTACAACTTTAAAGACTCCATCATCTTCATTAAAATCAACCGAAGGTTATGAGGGTTTAACTGCATTTCCAACCAAGCAAGAGAATACTAAGTTGGAATATGGCGCTTATATTCCAACCTTGGTTGAATTGTATGGCGGTGATGAATATTTAGATGAAGAAGTAATTTCAACCATATAA
- a CDS encoding type I restriction endonuclease subunit R — protein sequence MNILADKAHYESHLEAYIVQKLQAQGWVVGQSKNYHTEYALYPEDLITWIQATQPEKWEKLQALNGSNTEKRIIDRLDDELNKKGTIHIFRNGFSMAGAGTIDLSESAPEDGRNQAVIDRYNANILRVVPQLKYHPSKDAGILDLVFFINGLPMATVEIKTEFNQSLEDAIEQYKNDRKPIDPKTRRKEPLLTPKRGAIVHFALSESEIAMTTALDGESTYFLPFNKGNQGHAGNPPADAAKGEDYPVAYFWDYVCQRDNWLKIFHNFVYVEKKNKVDLYGNWTVQERLIFPRYHQFDAVNKIIADVQEKGVGLNYLCEHSAGSGKTSTISWVCHSLVRLRHNDGTPFYNSVIVVTDRTVLDDQLQEAIQQLDHQKGLIAAINRDDKEHAGKSKSKQLEDALLSNKQIIIVTIQTFPHVMEAILTNTSLSDRNYGIVIDEAHTSQTGSTASKLQATLALQSGEAMANLTVEELLEQIQKARVQSKNISHFAFTATPKHSTKMLFGRTKNGEPASDDNLPESFHLYPQRQAIEEGFILDVLQGYVPYKTAFKLGGEAVDDDKRVNSKAAKKALARWMALHATNVTQKVQFIIQHFHHNVANLLNGQAKAMIVTSSRPAAARYKIALEKYIEDNPEYSAYRVLVAFSGKLTGKQISHEADDDTENGALFKVGEDAEFTEANMNADAPNSDLRIAFDRPEYRLMVVANKFQTGFDQPKLCAMYLDKVIANEVEVVQTLSRLNRTTTGKDQTFVIDFVNDPEWILKCFKKYDNGAKIVDVQDPNVVYTIKDNIEELDLITEDDLEEFKAARFKTIRDISNHDFKETTHPDLFKATDRVARLFNQKLKMLKQAIELQETAFDQAKADGNDEGAEKAEFERKQLDVELQTLMRFKGNLDKFSRIYSYVAQLIDFGDPELENFSAFTKLLSKRLNGMSAKEIDISGLVLTGFGIFKKKLKTDDTDHPEADEPQPLVPIQGTANGDVQPTKMTYLKEVIELIAQTFGDISTREEQVVYINHLVTILRNNDVVMAQIENNPESTALQGNLPSATKGAIIQALTSHQDLSALLLKTDAQAMQNVIKVLYKLLKDGETIDVHRLT from the coding sequence ATGAATATTTTGGCAGACAAAGCCCATTACGAAAGTCACTTAGAAGCCTATATTGTGCAAAAACTGCAAGCGCAAGGTTGGGTGGTTGGGCAAAGTAAAAATTATCATACCGAATATGCACTCTATCCCGAAGATTTAATCACATGGATTCAAGCTACACAGCCTGAAAAGTGGGAAAAACTGCAAGCACTGAATGGTAGTAATACCGAAAAACGCATCATCGACCGCTTGGATGATGAACTGAATAAGAAAGGCACAATCCATATCTTCCGTAATGGCTTTAGCATGGCGGGCGCAGGCACAATCGACCTCAGTGAAAGCGCACCCGAAGATGGACGCAATCAAGCCGTCATTGACCGCTATAACGCCAATATTCTACGTGTTGTCCCACAACTCAAATATCATCCATCCAAAGATGCAGGCATTTTGGACCTTGTGTTCTTTATTAATGGCTTGCCAATGGCAACGGTAGAAATTAAGACCGAGTTTAACCAGTCTTTAGAAGATGCCATTGAACAGTATAAAAATGACCGTAAGCCGATAGACCCTAAAACAAGACGTAAAGAGCCATTGTTAACACCCAAGCGTGGTGCAATTGTGCATTTTGCCTTGTCTGAATCTGAAATTGCCATGACCACCGCTTTAGATGGTGAAAGCACCTATTTCTTGCCGTTTAATAAAGGTAATCAGGGACATGCAGGCAACCCTCCTGCGGATGCAGCCAAAGGTGAGGATTATCCTGTGGCGTATTTTTGGGATTATGTTTGCCAACGTGATAATTGGCTGAAAATTTTCCATAACTTTGTCTATGTGGAAAAGAAAAACAAAGTCGATCTATATGGTAATTGGACGGTACAGGAACGCCTGATTTTCCCGCGTTACCATCAGTTTGATGCGGTGAATAAAATCATTGCCGATGTGCAAGAAAAAGGCGTAGGACTGAATTATCTGTGTGAACACAGTGCAGGCTCAGGCAAAACATCGACAATCTCTTGGGTGTGTCATTCACTGGTGCGTTTGCGTCACAATGACGGTACACCGTTTTATAACTCCGTCATTGTGGTGACAGACAGAACGGTACTGGATGACCAGTTACAGGAAGCCATTCAACAATTAGACCATCAGAAAGGCTTAATTGCTGCAATTAACCGTGATGACAAAGAACATGCAGGCAAATCGAAAAGCAAACAGCTTGAAGATGCACTGTTATCCAATAAACAGATCATTATTGTGACCATTCAGACTTTCCCGCATGTGATGGAAGCGATTCTGACCAATACCAGTTTAAGCGACCGTAACTACGGTATTGTGATTGATGAAGCGCATACCTCGCAAACAGGCTCAACAGCATCTAAACTGCAAGCGACATTGGCATTGCAGTCGGGTGAAGCAATGGCGAATCTGACTGTTGAGGAATTGCTTGAGCAGATTCAAAAAGCCCGTGTACAGTCCAAAAACATCAGTCACTTTGCCTTTACTGCAACCCCAAAACACTCGACTAAAATGCTGTTTGGCCGTACCAAAAATGGTGAGCCTGCCAGTGATGACAACTTGCCTGAATCCTTCCATCTCTATCCGCAACGTCAAGCCATTGAAGAAGGCTTTATTTTAGATGTATTGCAAGGCTACGTGCCTTATAAAACAGCTTTTAAACTTGGCGGTGAAGCTGTTGATGATGATAAACGGGTCAATTCTAAAGCAGCCAAGAAAGCTTTAGCCCGTTGGATGGCTTTACACGCGACCAATGTCACGCAAAAGGTGCAGTTTATTATTCAACACTTTCACCACAATGTCGCCAACTTACTGAATGGTCAAGCCAAAGCGATGATTGTGACCAGTTCTCGCCCTGCGGCAGCACGTTATAAAATTGCCTTGGAAAAATATATTGAAGATAACCCTGAATACAGTGCCTACCGTGTCTTGGTGGCATTCTCAGGCAAACTTACGGGCAAGCAGATCAGCCATGAAGCTGATGACGATACAGAAAATGGTGCGCTATTTAAGGTCGGTGAAGATGCTGAATTTACCGAAGCCAATATGAATGCCGATGCACCTAATTCTGATTTACGCATTGCATTTGACCGCCCTGAATATCGTTTAATGGTGGTGGCGAATAAATTCCAAACAGGCTTTGACCAACCCAAACTATGCGCTATGTACCTTGATAAAGTCATTGCCAATGAAGTTGAAGTGGTACAAACCTTGTCACGCTTAAACCGCACCACCACAGGCAAAGATCAAACCTTTGTGATTGACTTTGTAAATGACCCTGAATGGATTTTAAAGTGCTTCAAGAAGTACGACAACGGGGCAAAAATAGTGGATGTACAAGACCCGAATGTGGTTTATACCATCAAAGACAATATTGAAGAACTTGATCTGATTACCGAGGATGATTTGGAGGAGTTTAAAGCAGCTCGTTTTAAAACTATTCGCGATATTAGCAATCATGATTTCAAAGAAACCACGCATCCCGACCTGTTTAAAGCAACTGATCGTGTCGCCCGACTATTTAACCAAAAGCTGAAAATGCTCAAACAGGCGATTGAGCTACAGGAAACCGCATTTGATCAAGCCAAAGCAGACGGTAATGATGAAGGCGCAGAAAAAGCGGAATTTGAGCGCAAGCAGTTAGACGTAGAATTACAAACCTTGATGCGCTTTAAGGGCAATTTGGATAAGTTTAGCCGTATTTATTCCTATGTGGCACAGCTTATTGACTTTGGCGATCCTGAACTTGAAAACTTCTCGGCATTTACCAAGCTCTTATCCAAACGATTAAATGGTATGTCTGCTAAAGAAATTGATATTTCAGGCTTGGTATTGACTGGCTTTGGCATCTTTAAAAAGAAACTTAAAACCGATGATACAGACCATCCTGAAGCGGATGAACCCCAACCTTTAGTTCCGATCCAAGGTACAGCCAATGGCGATGTGCAGCCAACCAAAATGACTTATCTCAAAGAAGTGATCGAGCTAATTGCACAGACCTTTGGCGATATTTCCACCCGTGAAGAACAAGTGGTTTATATCAATCATTTAGTAACTATTCTACGAAATAACGATGTAGTTATGGCTCAGATTGAAAATAATCCTGAATCCACAGCCTTGCAAGGTAATTTGCCATCGGCAACGAAAGGCGCAATTATTCAAGCTCTGACCTCACATCAAGACTTATCAGCATTGTTGCTCAAGACCGATGCACAAGCGATGCAGAACGTGATCAAGGTGCTGTATAAATTGCTTAAAGATGGTGAAACCATTGATGTGCATCGTCTAACATAA
- a CDS encoding Abi family protein, with amino-acid sequence MVQFIKQAKSNQDHIQIWQQRGLLIPDLARADRYLSFIGYYRLSAYTIPFQQTVTANSNVLHQFKANTSFDDVLNLYIFDRELRLLVMDAIERIEVAIRAQICNVLCDQSGNAFWYTDEQNFSHNYAHMRLLASIERQLLDEKERLIRDEKAIDKRPLSQADKDVLKDKVRKENFLRHYLSKYDSPKLPPSWMMIEMLTWGELSHLYVGLKSTQAKKQIAQNLGLHAEVLESWLKTLNDVRNICAHHSRLWNKEHGRSIKIPTSNAIQWLQQPIILSNTAIRYEKRTYMLLVAIQTLLYKISPNSTWAKRLKDLIEQYPSLSKANMGMPELWHQDPFWQQALQQN; translated from the coding sequence ATGGTTCAATTTATTAAACAGGCAAAAAGCAACCAAGACCATATTCAAATATGGCAGCAACGTGGATTGCTCATTCCTGATCTTGCAAGAGCAGACCGTTATCTGAGCTTTATTGGCTACTATCGCCTATCTGCCTATACCATTCCTTTTCAGCAAACGGTTACAGCCAATTCAAACGTATTGCATCAGTTCAAAGCCAATACTTCATTTGATGATGTACTGAATCTGTATATCTTTGATCGGGAGCTAAGGCTCTTGGTCATGGATGCAATTGAGCGTATAGAGGTTGCAATACGGGCGCAAATTTGCAATGTGTTGTGCGATCAATCGGGTAATGCCTTTTGGTATACCGATGAACAGAATTTTAGCCACAACTATGCCCACATGCGCTTGCTTGCCAGTATTGAACGGCAATTATTAGATGAAAAAGAACGCTTGATACGTGACGAGAAAGCCATTGATAAACGTCCACTCTCGCAAGCTGACAAAGATGTGTTGAAAGATAAAGTGCGTAAAGAAAATTTTTTACGCCACTACTTATCTAAATATGACAGCCCGAAATTACCGCCTTCATGGATGATGATCGAAATGCTGACTTGGGGCGAACTCAGCCATCTTTATGTTGGACTCAAATCGACTCAAGCCAAAAAACAGATTGCTCAAAACTTAGGATTACATGCCGAAGTTTTAGAATCATGGCTGAAAACGCTGAATGATGTACGCAATATTTGCGCCCACCATAGCCGACTATGGAATAAAGAACATGGGCGCAGCATTAAGATTCCAACTTCAAATGCAATTCAATGGCTTCAACAACCAATCATATTGAGTAATACCGCGATTCGCTATGAGAAGCGTACCTATATGCTTTTGGTGGCAATACAAACCTTACTTTATAAGATCAGCCCAAATTCAACATGGGCAAAACGACTCAAAGATTTAATTGAGCAGTATCCATCACTCTCTAAAGCCAATATGGGAATGCCTGAGTTATGGCATCAAGACCCGTTTTGGCAACAGGCATTACAACAGAATTAA
- a CDS encoding restriction endonuclease subunit S, giving the protein MQFKQYPSYKPSGVEWLGDVPKHWSVIPSKFYFIERKEKAENKDKQLTASQKYGIVFQEDFMAENGRVMVVMKNPEILKKVRPNDFVISMRSFQGGLELSYLEGSISSAYVMLKPNLHVVDIEYFKYLFKTPRYIQSLQSTSNLIRDGQALRFNNFSQVKLVLPPKSDQHKIVSFLDTETTRIDNLITKQEKLIELLEEQRKSIISHAVTKGLNPNAPMKDSGVEWLGDVPKHWDVIPSKFYFTERKEKAVNADKQLTASQKHGIIYQDEFIAENGRVMVVMKNPEILKKVRPNDFVISMRSFQGGLELSSLEGSISSAYVMLKPDLSLINTEYFKYLFKTPRYIQSLQSTSNLIRDGQALRFNNFSQVKLVLPPKSEQQEIVEYLDKEKNKIDNLTYKQKSLIEKLKEYRSSIISHAVTGKIDVREFTA; this is encoded by the coding sequence ATGCAATTTAAGCAATACCCAAGTTATAAACCAAGTGGTGTGGAATGGTTAGGTGATGTACCTAAGCATTGGTCTGTTATTCCAAGTAAGTTTTATTTTATTGAACGTAAAGAGAAAGCAGAAAATAAAGATAAACAACTTACTGCTTCTCAAAAGTATGGAATTGTTTTTCAAGAAGACTTCATGGCTGAAAATGGTCGTGTCATGGTTGTGATGAAAAATCCTGAAATATTAAAAAAAGTGCGACCAAATGATTTTGTAATTAGTATGCGTAGCTTCCAAGGGGGGCTTGAGCTTAGCTATTTAGAAGGTTCAATTAGTTCAGCTTATGTGATGTTAAAGCCAAATTTACATGTAGTAGATATAGAATATTTTAAGTATTTATTCAAAACCCCAAGATATATTCAATCCTTACAATCAACATCGAATTTAATACGTGATGGACAAGCCCTACGTTTTAATAACTTTTCTCAAGTAAAATTGGTTTTACCACCTAAATCTGATCAACATAAAATCGTTTCATTTCTCGACACTGAAACCACCCGAATTGACAACCTCATTACCAAGCAAGAAAAGTTAATTGAGCTTTTGGAAGAACAGCGTAAGTCGATTATTTCTCATGCTGTCACTAAAGGTTTAAATCCTAATGCACCGATGAAAGACAGTGGTGTGGAATGGTTGGGGGACGTGCCTAAGCATTGGGATGTTATTCCAAGTAAATTTTATTTTACTGAACGAAAAGAAAAAGCTGTTAATGCTGATAAACAGCTAACAGCATCGCAAAAGCATGGCATTATCTATCAAGATGAATTCATAGCCGAAAATGGTCGTGTTATGGTTGTTATGAAAAATCCTGAAATATTAAAAAAAGTGCGACCAAATGATTTTGTAATTAGTATGCGTAGCTTTCAAGGTGGACTTGAACTAAGTTCTTTAGAGGGTTCAATTAGTTCAGCTTATGTAATGTTGAAACCTGATTTATCGCTTATTAATACTGAATATTTCAAATATTTATTCAAAACCCCAAGGTATATTCAATCTTTACAATCAACTTCTAACTTAATACGTGATGGTCAAGCATTACGTTTTAATAACTTTTCTCAGGTTAAATTAGTATTACCTCCAAAGTCAGAACAGCAAGAAATTGTTGAATATTTGGATAAAGAAAAGAATAAAATTGATAATCTGACTTATAAACAAAAATCTTTAATCGAAAAACTTAAAGAATATCGTTCTTCAATTATCTCCCATGCGGTTACAGGTAAAATTGACGTAAGGGAGTTCACCGCATGA
- a CDS encoding type I restriction-modification system subunit M yields the protein MASAPNNTESTLASFIWNNANDLWGDFPHTEFGKIILPFTVLRRLECVLEPTKDAVLNTYEQFKDQGMALDDILTNVSGNPFYNKSTYNLSNLGGTKTKANLEDYISNFSENVRVIFEQFDFNTTINKLSKANLLLRICNNFAAIDLHPNVVPDRTMSNVYEHLIARFGAEVGTGSEDFMTPRDIVHLAATLLLEPDNELFEQKNGLIRTIYDQTCGTSGFLTDMMNYVDGFKDRYKVAPVLVPHGQELQPETHAVALGSMLLKKLESDPSRDLSQNIKLGSTLSNDLFAGQRFHYQCSNPPFGMSWAKDASAVQLEHKEKGLNGRFGAGLPKVSDGSMLFLQNLISKLELPENGGGRGAIVLSGSPLFNGGAGSGESEIRRFILENDYLEAIVALPTDIFFRTGIGTYIWLISNRKPEQRKGKVQLIDATGMASSMRKNEGNKRKFIDQNSIDEISRIYADFEESSVSKIFDYTDFGYRRVKVLRPLRIDLQFDAEKLESFKASKEFGKLSDSDQNTVSAYIEQQFGDSKDYAWFDNTFLKNLPLSKVSKGLKNALLAAFGVQNPDAEAVEINGEVQMDSELTDYENIPLNQDIEDYMAKEVLPHAPDAVIDTTYTDAKDGQVGVVGYEINFNRYFYVFEQPRHPNEIMAEIKELSAEVAQLLGEV from the coding sequence ATGGCTTCTGCACCAAACAATACCGAATCTACACTGGCAAGTTTTATTTGGAACAATGCGAATGATCTTTGGGGGGATTTTCCGCATACAGAGTTCGGTAAAATCATTTTGCCCTTTACGGTATTAAGACGTTTGGAATGTGTACTTGAGCCAACGAAAGATGCTGTTCTCAATACTTATGAGCAATTCAAAGATCAAGGGATGGCGCTTGACGATATTCTTACTAACGTAAGCGGCAATCCATTTTATAACAAATCAACCTATAACCTTTCCAATTTAGGCGGTACAAAAACTAAAGCCAACCTTGAAGATTACATTTCCAATTTTTCTGAAAACGTGCGTGTGATCTTTGAACAGTTTGATTTCAATACAACAATTAATAAGCTTTCTAAAGCGAATTTACTGCTACGCATTTGCAATAATTTCGCTGCCATCGACTTACATCCGAATGTTGTTCCTGACCGCACCATGAGTAATGTCTATGAACATTTAATCGCTAGATTTGGTGCAGAAGTCGGTACGGGATCAGAGGACTTTATGACCCCGCGTGATATTGTACATTTGGCAGCGACTTTATTGCTTGAGCCTGATAATGAGCTGTTTGAACAAAAGAATGGTTTAATCAGAACTATCTATGATCAAACGTGTGGTACATCGGGCTTCCTAACCGACATGATGAACTATGTAGATGGCTTTAAAGACCGCTATAAAGTTGCCCCTGTACTTGTACCCCACGGACAGGAATTGCAGCCTGAAACTCATGCGGTCGCATTGGGTTCTATGTTGCTCAAAAAACTGGAATCTGACCCAAGCCGTGATTTATCGCAGAATATTAAATTGGGCAGTACACTCAGTAATGACTTATTTGCAGGACAGCGTTTCCACTATCAATGTTCTAACCCGCCTTTTGGTATGTCATGGGCGAAGGATGCCAGTGCGGTTCAATTAGAGCATAAAGAAAAAGGCTTAAATGGGCGTTTTGGTGCGGGCTTGCCTAAAGTCAGTGACGGTTCAATGCTGTTTTTACAAAATCTGATTTCCAAACTAGAACTGCCTGAAAATGGTGGTGGTCGTGGTGCGATTGTGCTATCAGGTTCACCATTGTTTAACGGTGGTGCAGGTTCAGGCGAGTCGGAGATTAGACGCTTCATTTTAGAAAATGATTATCTCGAAGCAATTGTGGCATTGCCGACTGATATTTTCTTCCGTACAGGTATTGGTACATATATTTGGTTGATCTCAAACCGTAAACCTGAACAGCGCAAAGGCAAAGTACAGCTCATTGATGCTACAGGCATGGCCTCATCTATGCGCAAGAATGAGGGCAACAAGCGCAAGTTTATTGACCAAAATTCGATTGATGAAATTAGCCGTATTTATGCCGATTTTGAAGAAAGTTCGGTCAGTAAAATCTTTGACTATACTGATTTTGGCTATCGCCGAGTCAAAGTCTTGCGCCCTCTACGCATTGATCTTCAATTTGATGCGGAAAAACTGGAATCGTTTAAAGCATCAAAAGAGTTTGGCAAGTTATCAGACAGCGACCAAAACACGGTATCAGCTTATATTGAGCAGCAGTTTGGTGACAGCAAAGACTATGCTTGGTTTGACAATACATTCCTGAAAAATCTACCACTCAGCAAAGTCAGCAAAGGTTTAAAAAATGCCTTGCTCGCTGCGTTTGGTGTGCAAAATCCTGATGCCGAAGCCGTAGAAATTAACGGTGAAGTGCAAATGGACAGTGAACTTACCGATTACGAGAACATCCCACTCAATCAAGATATTGAGGACTATATGGCAAAAGAGGTACTTCCCCATGCGCCTGATGCGGTAATTGACACCACTTATACCGATGCCAAAGACGGTCAAGTAGGTGTAGTGGGTTATGAAATTAACTTTAACCGTTATTTCTATGTGTTCGAGCAGCCACGCCACCCAAATGAAATTATGGCGGAGATCAAAGAGTTGTCTGCCGAAGTTGCGCAATTACTTGGGGAGGTTTAA